CAGGATCGACGATCAGCTCCTCGAGCTGTGCGTACTCGCCGGCGTATCGAATCGCGAGGTTGTAGGAGACCGTCGCGACTCCGAGCAGCGCTCCACCTTCCTCGGCCACGTGGACTGCGCCGCGCTCGCCGCCGAGCAACCGGCGATACACGTCGCGCCAAGCGGGCGCGGCTGCTTGGCCGGTGAGCGACTCGATCAGCGCGAGGCAGCGCGCTTCGTCCGAGGCGGTCGCGGCGCGGATCACGACGGCCATGCGCTTCCTTTCTCCGCAGTGCGGGTCGCGCTCACGGCACGAGCACGATCTTCCCCACCGCCACTCGCCCTAACAGCTCGCCGAGCACTGCGCCCGCTTCCTCGAGCTTGCGCTCGAACGGCGCCACCGGCTTCAGCTCGCCGCGCGCGATCGCGGCGACGATCTCGCCGATCATTGCCCGGTTGCGCTCTGGATTGCGCGGAACCCAGCCGCCCCACTCGACGCCGACGAGCGTGCGGTTGTTCAGCAGCACGAGGTTCATCGGGATCTTCGC
The window above is part of the Deltaproteobacteria bacterium genome. Proteins encoded here:
- a CDS encoding GNAT family N-acetyltransferase translates to MAVVIRAATASDEARCLALIESLTGQAAAPAWRDVYRRLLGGERGAVHVAEEGGALLGVATVSYNLAIRYAGEYAQLEELIVDPAARGKNVGGLLVEAMLAAARARGCAEAGLYLIESTERNRPFYTKYGFVAVGTEMRQSLAPAR